Proteins from one Cicer arietinum cultivar CDC Frontier isolate Library 1 chromosome 3, Cicar.CDCFrontier_v2.0, whole genome shotgun sequence genomic window:
- the LOC101496756 gene encoding uncharacterized protein: MGDGKMNLPDDLFSSKLSDSHSSLKDEASGGHGEKGITSLLDDSKDHASSDSSIPLSPQWLYSKPVDVKTTANPVGVNSNDPILKDNWRLEGSVDKKDWRKTAPDVDNSRRWREEERETSLLGRRDRRKDDRRVENTSTSETRPLPADRWHDSRGSGHDSRRENKWSSRWGPEEKEKDSRSEKKNDVEKEDGHAEKQSTGASNRAVSDRDIETREKWRPRHRLEAQAAGVATYRAAPGFGLEKGRTEGSIGRFSPGRGRASFNGILQIGRPPIGSSVGSTLMDTNKTMLGKSSLGADSYCYPRGKLLDIYRKQKVDSTFESVPSEMEHTSPITQIESVEPLAFVAPVAEEEDVLKDIWKGKITSSEVSGHSFRGKDGGSTDDISGFGGSLSEGKQPSIGSGRKVISGIEILNDSKQNFMGSASAAGGSSLTNVAEEVSNFQEGEQTHVPTMGMHWKDETSGGSSTREGIIPRSKVAESEAFAYHQGQLSAFAELANQDGIKSIAASGVSNNLPDDSRSLFDFSSLRQTPSVNQHGLKINEKTYPSESVTAPEELSLCYLDPQGVIQGPFLGIDIILWFEQGFFGIDLPVRLSDAPEGSPFQELGDIMPHLRVNTGLGSDSNMVNQSEPSDAIGRNLKVDTFDYNGSSVGNDQPWSSSRSGATSSAGFPSQIPNQSYHPEIKFSDEQCFNNIAAQDEGFALSKLAGSSNDIPFMRPMDANAPYSHPYVKPVANEVTGSDALNSEADKLHPFGLLMSELRDGSHLRRAQSSNSSMRLGDQGHFIDPLIDRDAPFTDQSSMGGMVNQSSFREPWADEYGINRHFNPNQRVGSLEDQFLSSRMGPNFNNFDVAEHLMLQKLQKERLQQQQQTERLQQQTERLQQQQQTNISNHFPAHLNGSDLDRFPGFSPQSNNSGIQQMMQNPGSDFDRLFELQVQQRQLEIQQQQDMHHQQLLHQQLKLQPQQQSLLLEQLMHQQISDPNFGHSKHDPSRENLLDQVQLRRYLHDLQQNSHSFGHLDPSIEQFIQANMGLNAAQGRQADLSELLLQARQGNILPSEQQLRFQQEQLQAQQLSLALRQQLGLDGERHFGRSWPINETGQLVRNPSNHQLGHSAGFNVSEIHKQQQRLVAQEEQLNYLGRNHLEQNQRGFYDPSSMMFERSSPVSVQGRELLERRRYMHPTDQLGALSSHHLQSSDDLFSHHSLSGNNGHVDNSWIDPRVQLQHLEAMRQRRELGDNITTADLNISASAGGHEESSGRGFVDLLHQKLGLQSAQSSTVDKWHPLSSRSHDKSWHVPEASTMIHPFELPPDQQAHRLNDPFLERAQSANSSSLMHDHLNNIHMNEQYNNLGNIERVPLRSRSGSLLEEQSLLSMNKDNLHPNYRIPFQIGKSSIEKDSLELETNKGQRNEFMGTVSKFVPGMSDLSEQVESTMPSMEMPAIAHSRHSSLSSAGGDGGSFGREMGLNNSRGDEVSSDRIPPSTKGFDNAFHKRPHVSRVLSSPDVQSDQPSVPHANQNHLLNLTSTEGRREPSGNLSTTSVMDAQASGKKEARFRSSSFSEGAVSEASFIDMLKKPVLPEVDTHPTIGAGAESADGGQAGRGGGKKKGKKGKQIDPSLLGFKVSSNRIMMGEIQRPED; this comes from the exons ATGGGCGACGGCAAAATGAATCTCCCTGACGATCTCTTTTCTTCCAAGCTTTCCGATTCGCACTCTTCTCTCAAAG ATGAAGCATCAGGAGGACATGGGGAGAAAGGGATCACATCACTTCTTGATGATTCGAAAG ATCATGCGTCATCTGACAGCAGCATACCCTTATCCCCGCAGTGGCTTTATTCCAAACCTGTTGATGTGAAGACTACTGCCAACCCAGTGGGG GTGAATTCCAATGATCCCATACTGAAGGATAATTGGCGTTTGGAGGGGTCTGTGGACAAGAAAGATTGGAGAAAGACTGCTCCCGATGTTGACAACAGTCGCCGTTGGCGTGAAGAGGAGAGAGAAACAAGTTTGCTTGGGAGAAGGGATCGTAGGAAAGATGATCGTCGTGTGGAGAACACCTCAACCTCGGAGACTAGACCCTTGCCTGCTGATCGCTGGCATGATAGCCGGGGTTCTGGCCATGACTCTCGAAGAGAGAATAAGTGGTCATCAAGATGGGGTCCTGAAGAAAAAGAGAAGGATTCTCGAAGTGAGAAAAAGAATGATGTGGAGAAGGAAGATGGTCATGCCGAAAAACAATCTACTGGTGCTAGCAACCGTGCAGTTTCTGATCGTGACATTGAGACTCGTGAGAAATGGAGGCCACGACATCGCTTGGAAGCTCAAGCAGCTGGTGTGGCTACATATCGTGCTGCACCTGGATTTGGGCTGGAGAAAGGGCGAACAGAGGGCTCCATTGGGCGATTTTCACCTGGAAGAGGAAGGGCAAGTTTCAATGGAATCCTACAAATTGGAAGGCCTCCCATAGGCTCTAGTGTTGGATCTACGCTTATGGATACAAATAAAACTATGCTGGGGAAGTCTAGCCTTGGCGCTGATTCATATTGTTACCCAAGGGGTAAACTTCTTGACATATATCGTAAGCAAAAGGTCGATTCCACTTTTGAGAGCGTGCCTTCTGAGATGGAGCATACGTCACCAATAACTCAAATTGAGTCTGTAGAACCATTAGCATTTGTTGCTCCTGTAGCTGAGGAGGAG GATGTCCTTAAAGATATATGGAAGGGAAAAATTACTAGCAGTGAAGTTTCCGGCCACTCCTTTAGAGGAAAGGATGGAGGGTCAACTGATGATATTTCTG GTTTTGGCGGTTCTTTAAGTGAAGGTAAACAACCTTCAATTGGCAGTGGTCGAAAGGTTATATCAGGAATTGAAATCTTAAATGActctaaacaaaattttatgggATCAGCATCAGCTGCTGGTGGTAGTTCATTGACAAATGTAGCTGAGG aagtttcaaattttcaagaAGGTGAGCAGACACATGTGCCAACTATGGGTATGCATTGGAAAGATGAGACCTCTGGTGGTAGCAGCACTAGGGAGGGAATCATTCCAAGAAGCAAAGTTGCTGAATCAGAAGCTTTTGCCTATCATCAGGGACAACTTTCTGCTTTTGCGGAGCTTGCTAATCAGGATGGGATCAAGTCAATTGCTGCTTCAGGAGTTAGTAATAACCTTCCTGATGATTCTCGCTCTCTCTTTGATTTTTCATCTCTGCGGCAAACTCCAAGCGTTAATCAACATGGCTTGAAAATTAATGAGAAGACATATCCATCTGAAAGTGTCACTGCTCCCGAGGAGTTGAGTTTGTGCTATCTGGACCCTCAAGGGGTGATTCAAGGACCCTTTCTTGGAATTGACATCATTTTGTGGTTTGAACAAGGTTTTTTCGGGATTGACTTGCCTGTTCGCTTGTCGGATGCCCCAGAAGGATCTCCATTTCAAGAACTTGGTGACATTATGCCTCATCTGAGAGTCAACACTGGATTAGGTTCTGATAGTAACATGGTTAATCAGTCCGAACCATCTGATGCCATTGGTAGGAACTTAAAAGTTGATACCTTTGACTACAATGGGTCTTCTGTTGGGAACGATCAACCATGGTCGTCATCTCGATCTGGTGCTACATCCAGTGCTGGTTTTCCGTCCCAAATACCTAATCAGAGTTATCACCCTGAAATCAAGTTCTCTGATGAGCAGTGCTTCAATAATATTGCTGCACAAGATGAGg GTTTTGCATTGTCGAAACTGGCTGGAAGCAGCAATGACATCCCTTTTATGAGACCTATGGATGCCAATGCTCCATATTCCCATCCTTATGTAAAACCTGTTGCAAATGAAGTTACTGGTAGTGATGCTCTTAATAGTGAGGCAGATAAGCTGCATCCCTTTGGTTTATTGATGTCCGAACTCAGAGATGGCTCTCATTTAAGGCGTGCACAATCCTCCAATAGTTCTATGAGATTGGGTGACCAGGGTCATTTTATCGATCCACTAATTGATAGAGATGCTCCTTTTACTGATCAAAGCTCAATGGGTGGCATGGTTAATCAATCTTCTTTCAGGGAGCCATGGGCTGATGAATATGGGATAAATAGGCATTTTAATCCTAATCAGCGTGTAGGTTCACTAGAAGATCAGTTCTTGTCTTCCCGTATGGGAccaaatttcaataattttgatGTGGCCGAGCATCTTATGTTGCAAAAACTGCAGAAGGAACGGCTTCAGCAGCAGCAGCAGACAGAACGACTTCAGCAGCAGACAGAACGACTTCAGCAGCAGCAGCAGACTAATATATCTAATCATTTCCCTGCACATCTTAATGGGTCGGATTTAGATAGGTTTCCTGGTTTCTCTCCTCAAAGCAATAACTCTGGCATTCAGCAAATGATGCAGAATCCTGGGTCAGATTTCGATCGTCTTTTCGAACTGCAGGTTCAACAACGCCAGCTTGAGATCCAACAACAGCAAGATATGCATCATCAACAACTACTTCACCAACAATTGAAACTACAGCCACAACAACAGTCT TTGCTTCTTGAACAGTTAATGCATCAACAAATCTCTGATCCCAATTTTGGACATTCAAAACATGATCCTTCTAGGGAAAACTTGTTAGATCAGGTACAGTTGAGGAGATATCTGCACGACTTGCAGCAAAATTCACATTCTTTCGGACACCTTGATCCATCAATAGAGCAGTTTATTCAAGCAAATATGGGCCTCAATGCTGCCCAGGGAAGGCAAGCTGATTTGTCAGAGCTCTTGCTGCAAGCAAGGCAAGGAAATATATTGCCATCAGAACAACAGCTTCGTTTTCAGCAAGAACAGTTGCAAGCACAGCAGTTATCTTTGGCTCTTAGACAGCAGTTAGGGTTGGATGGAGAAAGGCATTTTGGTAGGTCGTGGCCTATTAATGAAACTGGACAGTTAGTAAGAAATCCATCAAACCACCAACTGGGTCATTCAGCTGGATTTAATGTTTCAGAAATTCACAAACAGCAGCAGAGGCTTGTGGCACAAGAGGAGCAATTAAATTATCTGGGAAGGAATCATCTTGAGCAGAACCAGAGGGGGTTCTATGATCCTAGTTCTATGATGTTCGAGAGGTCTTCACCTGTTTCTGTTCAAGGCAGGGAATTACTAGAACGTCGTCGCTATATGCACCCAACCGATCAATTGGGTGCTTTGTCATCTCACCACCTACAATCATCTGATGATCTTTTCAGCCACCATTCCCTCTCTGGCAACAATGGGCATGTGGATAATAGTTGGATTGATCCACGGGTGCAGCTACAACATCTTGAAGCTATGAGGCAGAGAAGAGAGTTGGGGGATAATATTACAACGGCAGATCTAAACATATCTGCATCTGCTGGAGGTCATGAAGAGAGTTCAGGACGAGGTTTTGTGGACCTTCTTCATCAAAAACTGGGTCTTCAATCtgcacaatcatcaactgttgATAAGTGGCATCCTCTTTCGTCAAGAAGTCATGATAAATCTTGGCATGTACCTGAGGCAAGCACAATGATTCATCCTTTTGAGCTTCCTCCAGATCAGCAAGCCCATCGTCTGAATGATCCATTTTTAGAAAGGGCTCAAAGTGCAAATTCCAGTTCCCTAATGCATGATCATTTAAACAACATACATATGAATGAGCAGTACAACAATCTAGGGAATATTGAAAGAGTGCCTCTTCGGTCTAGATCTGGTTCATTACTTGAAGAGCAATCTCTGTTATCTATGAATAAGGATAATTTGCATCCCAATTATAGAATTCCTTTTCAGATTGGTAAATCATCTATTGAAAAAGACTCACTTGAGTTGGAGACAAATAAAGGACAAAGAAATGAGTTTATGGGCACAGTGAGCAAGTTTGTTCCTGGGATGTCAGACTTGTCAGAACAAGTTGAAAGCACTATGCCTTCCATGGAAATGCCTGCTATTGCCCATAGTAGACATAGCTCACTAAGCAGTGCTG GTGGTGACGGTGGCTCTTTCGGTCGTGAGATGGGTTTGAATAATTCACGTGGAGATGAGGTTTCTAGTGACAG GATACCCCCTTCAACAAAAGGGTTTGATAATGCATTTCATAAGCGCCCTCATGTATCTCGTGTTTTGTCCTCCCCAGACGTCCAGTCAGACCAACCATCTGTACCTCATGCCAATCAGAACCATTTATTAAACCTTACATCCACTGAag GGAGGCGAGAACCGTCTGGAAATTTGTCAACTACCAGCGTGATGGATGCACAAGCTTCTGGTAAAAAAGAAGCTCGGTTTAGATCTTCATCCTTCAGTGAAGGTGCTGTGTCAGAGGCATCATTTATTGACATGCTTAAAAAGCCTGTTCTTCCTGAAGTGGACACCCATCCAACCATTGGAGCTGGGGCAGAGTCTGCTGATGGTGGTCAAGCAGGGCGAGGTGGTGGCAAAAAGAAGGGCAAGAAAGGGAAGCAAATAGATCCTTCTCTTCTTGGTTTCAAGGTCTCCAGCAATCGGATCATGATGGGTGAGATACAACGTCCTGAAGATTAA